The window ACTTCCTACGCACTCTTGGTCCTATTCTATGGGATTTCGACGCGCTGACGATGACCTTCTGGCGGTTGGGCCGCCGCATTCAGTGGGACGGCATTGGAGGTGCCGCCCCAACCACTCCACTCCAGCTGGCCGCGACCACCGCCATGGCCGAGCACCCACTATTGGAGAGCCTCCTCCAGCAGCACgcggacatcttcaccaagccacagGGGCTGCCGCCCGCCCGCACGTACGATCACCGTATACATCTTCTGCCAGGCTCCGCACCGGTGGCGGTACAGCCTTACCGCTACCCACAGTTGCAGAAGGATGAGTTGGAGCGGCAGTGTGCGCTCATGCTCGCGGCAGGCATCATCCGGCTCTCCACTTCGCCATTTACCGCGCCGGTGCTTCTCGTCCGCAAGTCAGACGGCACATGGcgtttctgcatcgactaccgtgcCCTTAATGCTGTCACCCTTAAGGACAAGTTCCCTATTCCGGTGGTCGACGAGCTCCTCGATGAGCTCCACGGGGCGCGCTTCCTCACCAAACTTGACCTCCGGTCGGGGTACCACCAGGTGCGCATGCACCcggatgacatcgccaagacggcgtttcggactcatcacggccacttcgagttcttggtgatgccctttggcctcaccaATGCCCCGGTGACCTTCCAGGCTTTGATGAACGACGTCCTCAGGCCCTACTTACGCCGGCTTGTGctcgttttctttgatgatattctaATCTACAGTGCGTCTTGGGCCGAGCACCTCCagcacgtcgccatcgtcttcaacgagcttcaagcgcaccacctccaccttaagcgctcgaagtgctcgttcgggacgCCTTCGGTGGCCTACTTGGGCCACGTCATCTCGGCCGACGGGGTGGCTatggacgccgacaaggtggcAGCCGTCTCCGCATGGCCGACGCCTCACTCGCTGCGGGCTCTCCACGGGTTCCTCGGCCTCGCCGGCTACTACCGGAAATTTATCCGAGAGTTCGGGCTTATCGCGGCGCCCCTCACGCGGTTGCTTCGCCGCGACGCTTTCGCCTAGGACGACGAGGCGACAACGGCgttcgaggccctcaagggggGCCCTCACGACGGGCCCCGTCCTCCAGATGCCCGACTTCGATCGCCCGTTCGTGGTGGACTGTGACGCCTCGGGCGCAGGGTTCGGCGTCGTGCTTCATCAGGGCGATGGGCCCCTCGCCTTCTTCAGCCGGCCTTTCGCACCGACCACTACAGCCTGAAGTTTTTGCTGGACCAACGGCTGTCGACCGTGCCGCAGCACCAGTGGATCAGCAAGCTCTTCGGCTTCGACTTCTCCGTCGAGTATCGGCCGGGCCGCCTTAACACCGTGGCCGACGCGCTGTCCCGTCGCGACTCCGACCTCGCTTCCTCCGGTGACGAGTCCGCCGGAGCGGCCCTGTGCATCCGCTCCGGGCCGACGTTCGGCCTCTTCGCCGACATTCGCCGCGCCACTGTGACGGCCGACGACGCCGTCCGTCTTCAGCAGCAGCTCACGGCCGGCGACCTGGAGGAGCCTTGGCGCTTTTCTGACGGACTGCTCCTCCATGGGCGCCGGGTCTTTGTTCCGGCGCAGGATGATCTCCGTCACCAGGTGTTACAGCTCGCCCACTCGGCGGGTCATGAGGGTATGCAGAAAACCCTCCATCGTCTTCGCGCCGACTTCTACATCCCTGGCGATCGCGCCTGGTCCACGACTGGGTGCAGTCTTGTCAGACATGCCAGCGCAACAAGACAGAGACTCTCAGGCCGGCCGGGTTACTCCAGCCCTTGGAGGTACCCTCTCAGGTCTGGGCGGACATATCCATGGACTTCAttgagggccttcccaaggtgggcggcaagtcggtcatcctcacggtggtcgaccgcttctccaagtacGCCCACTTCATAGCGCTCGGACATCCATACACGGCGGCGTCCGTGGCCCGGGCCTTCTTCGACGGCATCGTCCGTCTACACGGGTTCCCTGCTTCGATCGTCAGTTATCGAGACCCTGTGTTCACGGGCCATGTCTGGTGCGACATCTTCAGGATGGCGGGTGTCCATCTCCGCCTGAGTACGGCGTTCCATCCTCAGACGGACGGTCAGTCCGAGGTGGTTAACAAGGtcattgccatgtatttgcgttgtgtgacaggtgatcggcctcgcgcttgggtggactggctctcttgggcggagtactgctacaacacctcttaTCACTCCGCCCTGCGCGCTACGCCATTTGAGGTGGTCTATGGTCGACCACCCCCGCCTATACTTCCGGTGGAACCGGAGACAGCTCGGACGGAGGTTGCGGGTGACCTCATCCGCACTCGTGACGAGATGCTTGCTGAGGTTCGTCAGCGTCTCCTTCAGGCCCAGCAGctggccaagcactactacgacgaTCATCATCGCGAGGCGGAGTTCACGGTGGGTGATTGGGTGTGGCTGCGTCTTCTCCATCGCTCTACGCAGTCCCTCGACCCGCGCGCGAAGCGCAAGCTCGGCCCTCGCTACGCCGGGCCCTTCCCTATCTTGGAGCGCATTGGGAAGGTGGCCTATCGTCTTCAGCTTCCAGCCCGCGCTCGCATCCACGACGTTTTCCATGTGGGGCTGCTCAAGCCTTTTCGTGGCGAGCCACCGGCGCTTCCTCCCATCGCCAATGGTCGCATTCTTCCAGAGCCGGCAAAGGTATTGCAGGCGCAGCTCCGTCGTGGCGTCTGGTTCATCCTCGTTCAGTGGCAAGTATTAGGGGCttgacccacaagttatcttaggcaagttatcttaggctaaagttataaatactagttgtaagacatcgtttgagatcaagcaataaagatagttctatcatattgcccggctccagaggagccggaaaccctagccgcaccttgccctagccgccgccgcccttcttctccctcgcgACGGCGTCAacacgccggagccgccgccctcgcccccaaCCCTCGCTGTTCTGCCCGTATAACCTACGGAGTAGagccggtaggaaccctagtcctaccaacTACCAACTCCATGTTTCTAGAAACTGGATCTGTCCATTTATTCTCCAAAGTATAACATACCAGCAACCAAAGAAAACTAATATCAAAAAAGAAAATTAATGTCTGCCATCATATATATCTATAACCTGACCTCCTCTTCCCCAAAAGAGTGTCTCCTTCTTGGCCCAGGATGTGGAGAAAATCTAGAAGTCGGAGTTGCCTTTGTGGAAACAAGGATAAGTTTTGTGAGCCGCTGTATCCTTGCAAGCAAAGCTGATTTAGCTTCCTCTTCTTGTTCAAGTCTTGATTGCAACTTGACGTTACCATCTTCTAGCTTTTCATATGATGAACAGACCATAGTTAGGAGGATACACCAACAAAAGAGAAAGTGTTATATAGTTCAAAATTATCTGATTCTACACAATGCTTCAGACACAAGAGCGGCTCAAGATAAGATGTCATATATAGAGTCAAGGACAAATTCAGCAACAATAAAACAGTTTTTCACCTTCTGCTTCCAAAGGATCATATTGTCGTCTTCGGCATCTTTTAACGGAGTTCCAGTAATAATACCCATTTTCAGCTGTTCTAGCTCTTCCTTTAATCTGCGAATCTCATTCTGGTATTTCTTTATCAAAGATTTTTCATCAATTATCTGTAGATCATAAAGACAGATGCAGAAGAACATTTCAGAATGCAGAAGTACCTCAGAATATAACTTGGAAAAAAAAGCTGGCTTTAGAATTACAGGTAAGCAACTAATCATGACTTACCTTGTTTTGTGATGCTTGGACCTCAATGCGCTTTGCACGGTGGGCAAATTTTAGTGTGTTGTGGGTCTCTTCGGAGTTGCTTGATGCCGGGGTCACTGTGCAAATTAGCTGCAACGAAATGATGTGGTTAGTATGTCACAAATCCAAATAACATTACGTCTCAAATTAAAATCATAATCACATTAATTATAACCAGTGTGCCAAGTGGACAAGAAACAACTCACTGAAACGCGCCCTTGTCCACTCAAGGATGACTGAAGTAGCCGTGTTAGTTTTGAATCTCGAAACGGAATATGTGTAGCTTTTCCATCAGTCAGTTTTGATATCACCTGAAAAAGAAACATGGTGATTGCTCTGTTGTTCAAGAAGAAAAAATTCTCAGTTCATGACAACTAAGACACCAAAACTTACAAATTGAGATAACAAACAAAAGCGCAAAACTAAAGCATGTTCCTTGACCAGATTGTTCACAGTTAAAAAGATAAAAGGTAATAgcaaattaaatccttgatgaaagtCAAAACAGTGAAGTGTTCGGATTGTCAATCACTGAGTAAACATGGGTTCGCCTAAATCAAAGACAGACGAGCGATACACAGAAAACGCCAGTGAAGAAAAATATAGATTTGTAGTCAAGTGATAAACAATGCCATGCATACATCTGAAGAATTCCGATCTTCCAGATTATGAATTTCATGTATCAGGATTTAGCACGTTATGATGTGGATAATAAACTCATTTAACTGCATGTTCCACATGAACATGAAGTCAAGAGCACAGCAGAATAGCAGATGACATTGTAACATGTTTGGTAGTAGAATTAATAAAGCACAAGGCAAGGCAATGCAAAGATATCAGAATCTTATGACGTATAGCCAAGTAGTGTTAATGAGCCTTACCGTTCCAAGAGTTAGCAAGCTTTTATTGATGTAAGATCCTTCCTTTCGGCGTACTCCAGTTGTTTCTGCCCTTGAGCTCTCTGAACCTGCCAGATCGATGAGGTTCTACAAAAAAGGAGAGACATTTGAAGAATCAATATATACTCTGGCAGCATGGATCAAGACATGCTAAATGCAAAAAAAAGGTAAATTTTAGAAATATGAAAAACAGCAGGATCCAAACCCACCAGCTGTGAGAAGGTGACTGCTTCCCCTTCATTAGAGTCGCCGTAAGAGCTGCTCTCTATTGTCTGTCATATAACAAGGCAAAACCTAAGGAGCATTTCCAGACATCAAGTGAAGCTCTTTCACTAATATAAAAGTACATGTTGCAGATCGGTCAAATGGTAGCCTTGCATACTACAAACATATAAAAAAAAATCACGCCTCATTACCAGTGTAAAAATTGTATGACTTCTACTACTTAATAGATTGAAGTTAGTGGATCCAACATGTCTATGCTCTGCATTAGAATGAACACACAGATTAGCAAATAAACCGAATATGCTGGCTAAGGGCACATATAACAAGCACATCTGCACCACTGGAAAGTCAAAGTGGATACATTTTATAAAGTGAGATACTACCACAAACGAGTGTACTCAGGGGAATGCAATCTCAACATAATATATATCTTGTACGTATATCACCACAAAAGACAAGCATTTGGTGAACTAAAACCAGCTTTTAAACTTTTCTGTAATGCCGAAATTGTCTTTCTACAACTCTGTTAGTCAGGTGCTGGAAAGGCCAGTGATCCAGAATACAGTCAATGGCGAGCCGCTACATTGTCCTCTGACTCTTATCCAAAGGGTGTGCAGTTGAGAGGCTCTGCGTCATCAATCATGTAAGACAGCCAAAGGTTTATCCAAAGGGTGTGCAGTACTTGACCAGTCATACTGCACGACCCACAGGTGTAGCATGATTTAAACCAGTAGCAAGTAGGGAGTAACCAGAGTATACGTCATCGTCAGCAGTATCAACAGCTCGAATGGTATTTCTCTAGTAAGTACTTACAATTATTAAGAGATTATGATCAGTTTCAGAACTTCGAGCTACTTGTCTAGTCCTTTCTTAAGAAAACTGAAAAGGTGCGTGAACTTTTCAGCCACATCACTGACATTGCTGCCACAAGTTCCGTTTATTTTATCTGTTTCTGGCCATTGTTCTTCCACTTTTAGCATTCTTTTTTGTGGAAGTTATTTTATCCTAACGGTGGAGTTTATTTGTGACTGTCGGTTGTTTAGTGTTTGTTTACTCATTGCAGTGATGTGGCAGACATGTGCCATTCACGTCACCCAAAGCGTTCGTGAGACCACCCGAGGGTGAAAAGTGAACAGTGTCAATAGTGCAAGTTTACAATGGTGTTAGAGTTTATGCTTAAAAGGTGAACTTCCGACAGAGTTCAAGGTTGACAAATACACATTTTCCTTTTTCTGGTGGTCTCGATCTTCTAACTTTGCCAGAGAATAATCCATGAGATAAGATCTCAATAAATGGACATGTCATCCTCAATACTACTACTAGAGAGCCAAATGTTCGACCATTGCAAGTTGGCAACACAACAATAGATCCACAGGTGGACCAAAAAACGCAGACAATTATATCATTACAGAAGTTACCTTCTCCAGCTGCAATTAGGGACAGAGCATGTGCAGGAGATAATACCACTTCTTCTTTGATACCCTCGACAAACGTTCCCTGAGAAGTTAATGCGGGCCGAGGAACTATCAGTTCATTGTACAGAATAATAAGTTGCGTTCATCCTAAGTGCCTATCAAGGTCAGGATTGAACTTCTAGGCATGTTACTCTAAGAATATGAACTTCTCCACAAATAAAGACATCTGGAATGGTACCCATCACTACACTGGAAAATGTATCCATGACTAGTACCATACATATCATAACTTGTAGTGAAATGCTTTTATTGACCAAACCATACAAACTGCAAGCCTTTTGCAACCTTTGAAGGGCATGACATAACATTACTTCAGGCATGAATATTATGGGTATGTTTGGTGGTGCTGGAAATTGTCCTAGTCCTTCCGATCCATATTAACTGTCGTTGATCTAGTACAATACTAAATCAgcgtcaattaatatggatcggagggagtaataaaaAACTATCAGTCCATGATATGCACACACCCCCCCCCCCTGGTTCCCTTCACAGTTTGTGCTAAGATTCCTGCCAACAGAGTGTCAGCAATGCATCCCTTCTGCTGACCAAGGAGTCACCAGGTAGCAGGGAGGAGATGTATGGCAACTAGGCAAGTAACAGGCGCCAAGTTCAAATATCGATTGGGTGTCGTGGGTTATTTGGGCTGTGTAATTTGTGTGGCCTGATGGGCCTGTACTGGCACTGTATATAAGACTGGTGCTGTGTGAGTGTAACGGCAGCTAGAATAGGAACAAGCTGAGCTTCTCGCTCATTTCTCTATTCCCCTTCTGCCTTTTTCCTCCCCAAGCTCATCCTCTACTTGTATCCCGAATTTCAAATTGGGTATCAATTATCTAGCTACTTTGTGTGAGGATTGTGATTAGTAGTAGTACATACATCAGAATGTCTGATTCTCTGACCAATTGTTTGGCAAACATTAGCAAGGGATGCTATTGCTATGGCAGGCTGATAGCAAACAAACATACCCTATGAACCTAGTCTTGCAGGAGATTCTAGAATACAAATGCTGACAGTTATCCTCCATAATAATCATTACTGTGTTAGTAAGAAGCATCAGCAGTGCTTTAACTTAGAGAGGAAAGAGCTCTTAATGAAGATTAGGAAAGTAAGATATTGACACCTGAGGATCCTCTCTAATTCGTAAGCTTTGTCCTGCAGGATTGAGTAGATCATTGACAACCTAAAATTGATGAGTCCTCCATTAGAACAGCATAGCCAAGTAAAGTAAAGATCAATATACAAGTCGTCTGATGATTCATTGCAGATGCAAAGTATTGAAACACCTACGAAAATATGGACCTCCTGACATCTGGGGAAAATTGCAAGAAAAGAAAAGgcaggaaaaatgaaaaaaaaattgtgccAGATTGTAGTATTGACTAACATGGGGCTCCGCTATTGACACGGTGCACATTTTGAGATTTAGCAAAGACTCCTTCTCGGTAGACAACATACCAAGTTACACAGTAAACATCATACacaagaaatttttctgttttcagTTTATACTGAATACATTGACATTTATGATCTATCCAACAGTTTTAGAACCATATCGGGCAAGAATATGCTTCACTGCCTTCTAGAAACATCAGCGCGACAAAGGTTACATCAAACCAATTTCTATCACTTTGTTATAGTAGCCAGCCTAGTAATCATGCTAATTGGCACCAATGTCTTGCAGGTTGGAGGAAAGAATTTCATGTGCAATGATATCAAATACTTGACACTATGGTCCTTGCAGTTGGTCCTGAATCATGATTTATTTCAAAACACTGATATTCTTGTGATTTATTTCAGAACAAACCCTGGTtaccaggggagggggaggggggttcAAACAAACAGCTGGAACACTGCCTTGCCTTTTCATCTAGACGAAAAAGAACAAACCAATATGTACATGGGAGCACGTGCTTTTCTCACTAAAACATGGAAAAAGATTATAAATACTATGAAGATAAGAAATATGATTGCAGCAACAATTAGCAAACCTCGTTATAAATTTCCAAGTATGACACACGCAGGAGAAACTCGCGATTTGGGGTCTACAAAGAAAAACCAAGCTGAGTTATAATTTAAGAAGCAATGACTACAGCACTAGCAAGAATGTATCATCGCATCATATATTTAAAGAGTACCTCCTGTATAATGCTAAATGCATCTTTGACAGCCAAAGGTATTATTCCTGGGGATCTTTGATCTCCCTGACTCAAAAGAAGAAGTATATCAAGAAACTGATGGCATTGAAAAGTATAGCTAACGGATGATTTGTAAATATTAGCTTAGTCACATAAAAATGAAAAACACATTTTCTCATCAATGAGTATATTCTAAGTGTAAGCTTCAAAAGAGAATGAAACTTGCCTAACTCCATGGACAATCAGTTTATCACACAAAATAAATAATAATCACGGACATGGTATCAGGAGCATTTAACATGGATATGGATTACACTCAATGGAGCATTAGTTATGAATATAGCACAGCTGATACCTACGGTAAAAGAATAATAAAAGCTTGATGCTACATAAGTATTCTCACATGCATTGTATGTGTCTTTCCACTGCTTGTAACGCCATACGCAAATATTGTTCCTGCATAATGAAAATGCATTATATTTTGCTTTGCAGGGCCAACAAACTACAAGTCTTAGAGAGATCCAGAATCATCATTGCATTGTAATCTCATTCAGACCATATCTCGTAGTAAAATGGAACTGCGACTGTATAACCAATAAACTTGTGCCACAATTAAATAATTACTGCAACCATATTCACTATGACCTCTACAAGATCTCATAGTAAAGTGACATTCCATGAACAGAAACCAGCCTCTTTCATCAGAAAAGTAAGTCAGAAAGGAAGAACAAGATGTTATCATAATACTAAGTTGTAAGATAAAGCTGAAGAGGGTAACAGAAGAAAATATCACTTACCATATATGCCCTCCATGGCACCACTGACAACATGTTGAGCTGCAACATCATATACTTGGCGAGTTGTAGTAGTCGGTGCAAAAACCCGATCTGGGTAACAATAGTACAATACAGTATTAGTCTCTACAGTTTAATTTGAAACTGGAGAGAATAGATAAAATGCCAGTCTCAGAAATGTGCCTACTTCTCCCTGATATTAATTTGCAATTGTTCCATGTAAAGGAACAGCTTACTTCACTCGAATAACTAGCTGTGCAGGAGATATTGAAAGAGTTTTATTTATTCATACAAATGAATGTGTAAACAAACATTTAAACAAAACTACCTAGAAATTATGTTATCTGAACCAATAGTTTTAGCGCCATAACCAGAAAACTTCAACAATTGATTCCTCTGTAAAGGAAAAACCTATAGTAAACTTGAGTCCTCCAAAGTTATGTGCTGCCCAACTGTCAATTCTCATGTAATTACCTCTTACAGAGCCAATAGCCGCCCTGGTACCTAAGCATGAGCTAATGAAGTACAACCACGACGCGCTAAACCTTTAAGATGGCTAAAGCATGTTAGACTGCCATGTGAATACTTGCTTTGTAGAATTCCCTACATAGATCAGCATATGGATTGTGAATTAGCACGGGAGCAGCAAGCCTACACGGTGCACATTATCCAATCCCCAGTGCATCAGTAATTCAGTACACAAAACTACCATGTTGAAGTATGTACCCCTCGTGAATCGGTGCACTGTTTTGAGAATACTAACATTATCCTATTGGTCTGATACTTATAAGCAAAATAAACACCGATTTGTGATTTGATTTATGAGGTTCATATTTCAAATGCACCGATAAACTGATGCAGAATCCCAAGGTGACAATAGAACATTTGGATACATTTCTAGGAAAGTAAACTAAGTAGTGGCAGGGCGGCATGAGATAATTCCAACCATCTACAATTAGAAGTATCCCCAAATCCCATCTGGTCAGTTCAGGCCCTGGCTTAGGCTAGGACTGAACATTTCGACACGACACAGCAAATTCACCATATGACAATACAGATGACATCCAGAACGAAAACAGTGTGCCTATGCCACAACCGCCAAGTAATCCAAAGCCAACCAACGCAAGAGGAGGCAACGTACCGTAAGCGTAGCCGACGTTGGGGTTCTGCTCGCTCCGCACGACCGTGTCGCCGTCGGCGTACCACGCGACCTCCTCCCCCTGCCGAATCTCCCGCGGGCTTCAAAAACGACACACGGAGGAACCAGAAACAAAAATCAACCCACATTCCCCAAATCCAAAACCGAATCGACACGAGAGCGCGGGCGGAACCTGAGCGGGCGGAAGCGGACGGTGACGGTGACGTTCTCCTTGGTGGCGGCCTGGTCGTCGTCGGCGTCCGCGTTGTCCAGCCCCGCGACGAGCCGCGGCGACGCGGGCCCCTCGAGCGACGACATCATCTCCGGCGCGAGCCGCGACGACGACGTGGTCGCCGTCGACGTCGGCGAGCCCGACTGCtgctgaacctgctgctgctgcgaGCCCCTGGCCGCCCTCCGCTGGCGCGAGGCCGGGCGCGTCGCCATTGGCGCGAGATCTAGCGGCAGCACGTGGCGGCAGCACCCGGCATTCGGATCCCGCGGCCCCCCGCTTTAACGCGGGTTTTCTCTAGGGttttctttcccctttcccctttccCGTTCGTGTCACTTCACTCGCTCGTGGCTGCTTTCCTTTCGGATGGAATGGATGGCCCTCGCCACCCTTTTGCTTCCGCCGGAAGCGAGGCAGAGTGCGCcagagaagaaagaaagaaagaaaagaaggaaaagaaaCTACTCCGCTCCAACTGGCTCTTGGTGGGTGGGGTGGAGGCGGGACGCTGACTGGTGGGGCCTCGACGCCGATGGGTCTACATGTTGGTGGGAGCGCAGCGATGTGGACGCGTGGGTTTTTGATTGGATGCTGGGCCGAGACGGTACAGTACTCGGCTAACTGTTCTGTGAGGCCGTTTTGCCATAAATTGTCAGAGTTAATTTGGATAATGTAGTTAGGTCGTTCGTCTTGTTAAAGATGATGATGGTATTAGTTAGGTTGTTGTGGTCTGGCAGCGCAGCACCTGTGCGTAATTAACCACAGTACTGTAGTACCCAGTTCATCACATCACTCTGGTAGTAAGTACTAGTAGTAGTGTGTTCTTGACAAAATAAATATCTTATGGGGATTCGGGATTAATGTGTGACATATGTCCACCGCCGGACCGGGACATCCACCCTGAGAGGTCTATGGTCTGCCTACCGGCGTTGGGGTCGCCGGAAGGCTCCGCGACTGCACGGCCCACACCGACGACGAGAGGGAGCATGCGTCCGTCGTCTCCGTTGCCGCAGCGCCACGGCAACGCcagcgcgcgcgcgcgtgcgtctTTGCCGTTTCGTCAACGGAACGCCCGCCCGCCCACCAAACCGAAAGAATGACCCGGCCATGACAACGCACGCACGCGAGCCGTTCGCCCCTTGTTGCGTAGCCGCCATGGCCAGCTCCTCCGGCGTCCAGTCGATCTCCTGTAGCCGTCAGCGCGCCGGGCGGCGTAGGCGCCGGAGAACCGGCCAAACGCGCCGGGACAGCCGGGGGACACGGACACGGGCGCCGGGACCGCGGTCCGCCGTCATGCGCCATGCGCCAAGCGCGCCGAGCCACACGAACGGcatcgcgcgcgcgcgcgcgcacgtacTGCGCTCCCGTGAGCCGGGACCGGTATAATTCCCGGAAGAGACACCGCCGGAGGTTTTGTGCGACTTGAATGCGCTGTAGCGAACACCACCCGGGCCTGGCTCCGGCGCTGTCCTCGCGTGCCGCCGCGACTGTGCGCGCGCTAGATTTGGCTTCGGATCGATAAGGCAAAGCCCGGTGGAAAGGGGTAGGCCAGGTGCGTGCGGGAGCGGCCAGGAATCGCACCCACATGCGCGCGTGTTGCGTCTTGGCACCTTTGTCGTCTGGGCTACGGGACAAGGCGCTGTGTGTCTCAACTCTCCAGTGGTCATAAATGGCAGGCACTGCTGCCGCAGGCTGACTGACCACATGCTTTGCCTTGCCCTCCGTGGCATGGTGGTGGGCATGGCACTTCCTTCCTTTGGGGAGAGAGCATGTGGTTCGGGTAAAAAATAAGTAGTTGTGGAGTTCAAGCTGATCTGCTTTTATTAGTGGCCATTTTAGGCGTTCGTGGTTCGATGGGCTCTCAATGATGGCCTGGATTGGAGGCTCGGATGATAGGGTGATATGATTGTGCCGTGCACTTGCGTAGATCGGATTTGCAGGTGGACAGGAAGATGGTACTATGATTGTCTTTGGACGTTCTAATCACATCATTACGTCCTACGCTTCTGTTTGATGAGTATACTAATTGGACTATCTGGCCCTATGTTGGGCACGTCTGAAACACCGGCATATTCTTGTCAGACATCCTGAGGACATTTTTTTAGCAGAGGAGAATATACCCTGAGGACATATGGAATGCAAGACATGCAAATTGTGACGGCGGCCAATTTTGGTTAAAACTTGGTGCTAAGAAATCTTAATGCCGACTCTACCTCGTGCTAACCATTGTGGTTTTGTAGAGTGGGATGCTAAGAAAAATTAGTGAAACGGTCTTCTAAAAGACAGTTGACTATTGTGAGTCCCAAACACGCTCAATCGTGTGAAAGGATGGTAGATGATGAAAAAAATAATCCTTTCAGAACATTAAATTTGGGCCCTCAAACGCCCGCAAATGCGTCCGGGCGTGTCCGCGGGCGCACTGACAGGTCACACCTTAAAATTCATCCGCTACATACAAGTACCTCAAAATTAATACCTCAAATTCATACAAAC is drawn from Triticum dicoccoides isolate Atlit2015 ecotype Zavitan chromosome 6B, WEW_v2.0, whole genome shotgun sequence and contains these coding sequences:
- the LOC119322718 gene encoding kinesin-like protein KIN-7D, chloroplastic, which codes for MATRPASRQRRAARGSQQQQVQQQSGSPTSTATTSSSRLAPEMMSSLEGPASPRLVAGLDNADADDDQAATKENVTVTVRFRPLSPREIRQGEEVAWYADGDTVVRSEQNPNVGYAYDRVFAPTTTTRQVYDVAAQHVVSGAMEGIYGTIFAYGVTSSGKTHTMHGDQRSPGIIPLAVKDAFSIIQETPNREFLLRVSYLEIYNEVVNDLLNPAGQSLRIREDPQGTFVEGIKEEVVLSPAHALSLIAAGEEHRHVGSTNFNLLSSRSHTIFTLTIESSSYGDSNEGEAVTFSQLNLIDLAGSESSRAETTGVRRKEGSYINKSLLTLGTVISKLTDGKATHIPFRDSKLTRLLQSSLSGQGRVSLICTVTPASSNSEETHNTLKFAHRAKRIEVQASQNKIIDEKSLIKKYQNEIRRLKEELEQLKMGIITGTPLKDAEDDNMILWKQKLEDGNVKLQSRLEQEEEAKSALLARIQRLTKLILVSTKATPTSRFSPHPGPRRRHSFGEEELAYLPYRRRDIMLDNESNELLTPGEGFGVTPEDSSKEEKKNRKGLLNWFKIRKRDGGASTLTSSECDKSSLTKSTAPSTPIGESLNFPAEPRISTSLVNESESADMLSIGHGDFPSDGLTGEEASLASTKTIDHVDLLREQLKILSGEVALHTSVLKRLTEEAGRNPNSEKIQMKMKKISDEIKAKQQQISSLEKQMPHSLSNSQVKVDKLDLSPSYGELLEQLNEKSFELEVKVADNRVIQEQLQEKTTECMELQEAVACLKEHLSQALQAKDSLSNSIMMQNSSGVNHEEQHSDQEKPVSRDISAEQLQKEQQSLELGELKQRVHELTEVKAQLEARNQKLLEESTYAKGLASAAGVELKALSEEVTKLMNQNEKLASELASQRSPTPRRVSNGPRGTARRESMSRRNEPASRRDGNAREERERALETILAEKEQKEAELQRKVEESKQKEAFLESELANMWVLVAKLKKSRGDDDHEDLEAKYNGS